The genomic window CACGCAGGGACAGCCAGGTGCACCCTTGCCTGTGCGCACCTACGCAGAGACAGTCTGCGCACCCACACGCGTGCAAATACACACACCAGCCCAAGAATGAGCATCCACGCACACATGGATGTGTCCACACACTCTCACACCCACACAGGGATAACCGTGTGTGTGCACAGCCGTGCAGAGACGCCCACGCATATCCAACCCTGAGCACATCATGCACATCCACGCGTGTGCACGTCCCTGCAGAGACACCCGTGGGTGCCCACGTGCATCCATACACGCGCACACCTATGCGAGGACAGCCAAGTGCACCCACAGATGTTCGTGCCCATGCATGGATAGCCGTGTGCACCCACGTGTGTGCACACCCGTGCAGGCACAGCCACGCTCCCCAACACGTGTGCACACCACACACCAGCCCCAGGTGCTCATACACACGTGCACAGGCGTGCTCACATCCGTGCAGGTACATCTGTGCACTCACATCCACGTGCTTGCACACCCCCACAGGGACAGTCATGTGTAACCACGCCTGTGCACACCCACGCAGACATCCACAAACCCCCACACAGACATCCACAAACCCTGATGCACGTGCACACCCATGCAGACATCCACAAGCCCCCACGCGTGTGCACACTCATGCAGACACCCACAAACCCTGACAAGTGTGCACACTCACTCAGACATCCACAAACCCCCATGCGTGTGCACACTGCATCCCAGCTGCGCATCCCTGTGCGAAACCGTGCAGACACGTCCACGCACACACCACTCTCACCCCCCCGCCGGGCACTGATTCAGGGCCCCTCACCCTCGAACAAAGCCCCAGCTGCGGGGCTTTTGTGCCCCTTTCAGGCCCCATTTGTTCCAATCACCTCCTGGTCCCGCAGCATATGGATGGGCGCCCAGACCCACTGCCCCGATGGGACGGGATGGGCGCCGCCTCCACTCTCCCCCCTACCCATGCAAGCCCCccagaaactgcatttttaaagccTCCTCCTGACCAGGGGCTTTCCAGGCCCCCCTTGATGCCCTGAAGTTAATTTCTAGATCCCTTCCAGGCTGCCAAACATACATATATTCCCCCTATTATACACATATCTTCACCCATTGTATATATTTTCCctattttatatacatatttctcattgtatatatatatttccctttttatatacatttttccccatttcctttATGCAGATTTTCCCCCATTCCctttataaatataatttccCTAATTCcctttatttatatatatacatacaattTCCCCCCACCAATTAAGAATTAAATTGCATCCATCCTCCTCCCCCAAGCCACCCCAGCCTGGGGGTCCTTCTCCTTCCATATCCCTTctttggtttagtgtttgataggaatggttggactcgataatccggtgggtctcttccaacctggtgattctatgattccctccCTCCAGGCGAGGCAGAGAGCAGGTGACAAACATTGCAACCTTTAGGACAAGCTTATTTCTCTCCCTGACCTCAAATTTGCTGCGGGCACTTTGGTCCAGAGCCCTTTGGagggggcagcagggctgggtgtgGAGCAcagtgggatttggggaggTTTAGGGCTGTGAGGAACCAGCTCCATccatctctcccctccctcGCAGATTACCAAGGTGACTACTACGGACCGGGAGGCAATTATGACTTTTTCCCCCACGGGCCACCCTCCCAAGCCCAGTCGCCAGCCGACTCCAGCTACCTTCAGAACTCAGGACCTGGCTCcacacccctgggacccttgGAGCCCCCCCTAAGCGGACACCACTCCTCAGAAAACCAAAGGTACACGGATATGATCTCGCACCCCgacacccccagccccgagcCGGGGATGACCGGTTCGCTGCACCCCATCCCGGGAGAGGTCTTCAGCGGGGGGCCCAGCCCCCCCTTCTCCATGTCCAGCAATAGCGGCTACAGCGGGGCTCTCTCGCACCCCAACCCGGAGCTCAGCGAGGCGGCGGTGTGGTAGGCCTGGCGCGGGCACGCGTGTGCGTGCGGAGAGGCGCGGGGGGAAGAAAAGCACCCCCACATTCCCCCAGCCCACGCGTGTCCCCCCCTCCTCAGAGCATCGCATCCCTCTCGCCGGATAAAGCCCCCTCTCCGATGCCAAAACGCATCCCTGCGCCCCCCTGGTCACTGCAGAGCCACCCCAACACACACCCAGGACTTTGGGGCCACCCTGCTACCTCCCTCGCTCGGCACCTTCCCCCCAGCACCGAGGGGGGGGGGTGATGAAAGGTGCCCAGCCCCGAAGACCCCCCCGCCGGCGGCAGGACCACTGCCTCTCGGACCAAAGCTGAACTCACCTGGACACAGGTCCCATCGCCCCGGCAGCAcctggggaaaaggggggggctgcagcagggctcCCTCCTGCTGATTAGCATCCTTTTTAATTATCCCTTACCACATCACGGTGGGGGGGAAACGGGGAACAGCAGGAATAACACCCCCACCCCTCCTCCCCTGCTCTTGTTTTTGTTCCCGTTTTATCCCCAAGGAGAAGGTGGGTTTGGAGCCGGTTTTCGGtgatggggagcaggggggtgcagggggtcaGGCCCAGGGAGACCCCACTGACTGGCTGAGACTGGGCTCCCACACGGTGGAAAAGCCACCAGACAGaggcagaaacaggaaaaaaacctaaataataataaaaaaagacaacaacaacaaaacaataaacaaCATCAACCCCACAACAAAACCAACCTAAGCACCACGACAGCAGAAATTAAACCCGAGCCTCGACGCCGAGTCCCACCCCAACGTTTAAGGATGTATTATAGTTTTTGCTTctagtttctttattttgtataaAGGAGAAACAAATAAAGTATGTTTTTGTGTTTACTGATTATTTATTGTACTTTAGTCATCGGAGGCTCCgaatttttctattttgaagGCAGGGAGGGGGTGGCACCGGGGAGGGGGGCAAAAGGatagagggggggaaaaaaaaagaaggagaatggaaaaggaaagaaataaaacttgttttctgaaagcGTCGTGGGTTTCCTGTCCCCGCTGCCTCTTGCAGAGGCTGTTAGTGTGAATGGCTCTTGTTGTTCAATGTGAATAAAAAACCTTTTAGTTACCTACTGTTCGGTCACCTGGTCCCTTtcattttattaacttttttttttttaagacaagacCACGAGAGGTGCTGGCAGGGCTGCCCTGTCTCCattccccctgtccccatcccatccccccctgtcccccaacCCCAGGCGGGGTCAAGGGGAGCCATCCCTGCTGGGTGGCTACTGTGCACAGCCCTGCATCACCCACCTGGTACCCCagctccccctccatccccctcctTACTCCAGATCTCCAGCAGGGGAGGGGTGGAGGGGCACGTTTCCCAGCTCAACACCTTCCCCCCAGCAGATTGTACATCATTTCTTGCTgtggaccccccagacccctccccGGGGTACCCCAGAGGCAGCCCCGCTGGCAGAGCATCCCCATGGATGCTGCTAGGGGGACACCTTaaaggggggggtggggggggtgaaGGGGGGACTGAACATCCTCAGCATTTTTAGCCCCATCTGAGGGCACTGAGGGTGGGCAGGTGGGGGGGTATTTCCTATGAACGCCCCCAGCCCTACCCCTCATTTTCTGAgatacacaaataaataaagtcCAAGGCAGGCTGCAGCCCTGAactaatatttaaaatgcaaaatcatGGCAGTTTCCCCACACACACCTTGTCTTGCAGTAAAAAGATATAAACAGAATAAATTACCTTCCCTCGCTGGCTTACGAGAGTCCCTCTCTCCTGACCTGAATTTTAAGTCCTGGCTTGCTTGTAGCACGGAGCACGATGATTTATGAAAAGCCAGCCACTTCTCTGCATATTTTCTCTGTTCAGCCAAGTGGTGGAATTTATCCTTCCTATACCATTACTGGCGTTAATAACAGGGTGGCAAACGAGCCGAGCCCCAAGAGATCCCTCAGCCAGGAGCCAGGGCCATCACAAAAACACTAAACTCCCCCCACTCACAAAGCAAAACACCTCCCTTTTTAACAGgtggagaaactgaggcaggagagcagccagCTGCTCTATTCCACTCCACCTCTTCCAGGTTGGTGGTGTTATCAGGTAACGTGTTCTTCTTATAAGGAAGGGAGAAGGTGGTGTTAAATGACTCCCTCCCAGCATCGTCTTGAGCATTATAAAATAGAGCACAAGGTCGTTCACTGGGTGAATACTGGCTGCTCTTATTGTTATTAAACCAAATACACCTGAGTGCTGTTTGCAGGCTGCTGGGACACCCTGTccccaggatggggacaagCTGCAGGAAGAATTTTGGGTGATGCTGGCATACTCCGAGCTGCCACATCCCACGCAGGGGTCTGGAGGGCTCTGTGCAAGAGGCTGGGGCTCAGGGGGAGCAGTCCCTCAAGAAAGGACTCGCTGGCACGAGAGAACAGAGCCAAACCTTCCTCTAAGTCACCAGCCAGGGGTTGCCCATCCCAGCAAACACCCACCCTTGGCTCAGCACCGACAGGAGGGACCTGATGGCTGGAGAAAGCCCAGTGGCCAGATCCAGGCCATGGGACACGGAGTTGGCCTTGCAGGAGCAGCTGGGTTCAGCCTGTTGGTTACCCCAGCTCTTTACCAGAGCTGGTTTGAGGTCCCCATCGCAATGAGGAGAAGGTTGCAGCATCACAACGGAGACTGGAGTCCCCGTCACAGCCAAGGTCAAGGTCCCTTATTCCTAGGAGTCCCAAGAAGGCACCAGCACCCAGGGTTCACACCTGCTGCAAGGTGACTGTGGGTGATCACCCACCAGCTGGGACCATGCCTACCCCCAGACACCCTGTACCCCCACATCCCTGTAAGGACACCTGATCTGGTTAAATACACTCCCGCTCCTGCAGAGGGGTCGGACttgatgacctgtaaaggtctcctccaacctgaaGCATTCCATTAATCCCAAAGCCCACTCCCTCTCAGCTGGCACCCAAAGCCTGAGCACTCCCTTGTCAAgacaaggaggaggaaaagctcCTTGTTGGGGTGACTGGGGAGTCACCTCCAGCAATAAACCCCATGGGACCATGCTGGGAAGCACCACTGCCAGCTCCCAGCTGTCCCCAGGCCCCAGCATCAGTCCTAGGAATAAACTCCTTTTCAAAAGCTGTTGGGCAAACAtcaaggctatttttttttctgacctttttccctatttttttttttttcagaaagagaaggTCTGCAGAAGGTGGAAAGTAATCAGGTTTTGGACCTGGGATAAAAAATCGCTGGAGTAGGTTGGGCTGACTCCTTATAATTAATAGTGTGCCTCGTAATAGGATTCTCCAGCCTTCGGTGCTCCCTGGAAACAACTTTTTACATAAGATACTGCCCACGATGGAGCAGCGGAGTTTTGATTTATGGGGTTTTGGCCTCCGAGAAGCGTTTGGGGAGGCTGGACTGGCCAGGGGGATGTACCAGCGAGAGGGGAAAAGGGCCAAAGGCAGGGAGGGTGTTTCCATGGGGTTGGCAGTTGGGTCCCAGGGCAGGTGCTTGGCCAGAGGAAAGGGGGATGCCTGTGATCCAGAGACAGAGGTGGTCCTGGGGCTGAGTCCTCTCTGCTCTGAAGGGCagaaggaggaggctgagaaggGTTTTTGAGGCAGGAAAGGGCTTATCTCCCTTCCTAATATCACCAGGTGGTGCTTGGGGCATGGGCTTAGTTGGGAAACCAGGGAGgatttggggctggggagcccATGTTCCTAGGGATGAGAGGACGGAGGAGGGAGAAGTGGCACTGGGGggatgcaaaaaaaccctgggGGGTGCAATACCAAAGGGctaaaagcaaacacagcacTAGAGGGTGGGAATGGGGGAGAGCAGGAAAGCCTGGAGAACAAGGGGGGAATGGGAAAAAGAGTGGGatggggggaaaagagggatcACAAGGCTCCAGGACAGGGTACACACACCCACAGCCCCGTGTCAGTGCACCCTGAAGCCTGTGGGTGTTAAACACAACTGGGGAGCTCCACCAATAAATCACCATAACGAGCGGGTCTGTGTGTGTTGTTCTCTTCTGACCGCAGACAGCGCAGCAGGAATAGGAGAATATTGTAATAATTAATAATCATTAGAATAATAATGCATAAAGACAGTAGCAAAGTAATTAGTCAGAGAAGGAGCGCTTGCTAATTGAGGCGGGGAACTGCAGTCCAAACAGCCTGGAGAGGAacaggggagagaggggaggggggaccGAAGGTTGGGGGACGTGAAGGAGGGTTCCCGACATGTCCAAGGGGCAGAGTGGGATGTGTGCACCCCAATCCTGCTTTTGGACAGGCGGGGGGTGCACAGGCAGGGCCCTGactccatccctgcctgcagtGTGAGCCCCGGTCTCATCCACCCcgtgtgcctcagtttccccatccctATACgggtgctggggcagaggaTGCAGGAGGAATCCGGCACTGTTTCTACCAGGTAGTGGGGCTTTAATTTGGTTATTTTGGAAGGAAAGCAAGCAGCGGGTGCCAGCAGCATTCCGTGGTGTCCCCCTCCTCCGGGTGGGGgtcactccagccccagctggcTCTTCAGGGCCTGCAGCTGGGCCACCTGGATGCTGCTGCCCCCacaaaccaccaccaccacggAGCCCAGCGGGGTCCGCAGCCGCCCCTCGCGCTGCAGCCGCTGCAGCCGCCCCGTGTAGAGCAAAGCCAGGGCGGCACCGCACGCCGGCTGCACCAGCATCCGCTCATCATCTGCGGGGGCAAGAGCCGGGAGGACACCCTGAGCCACCCACCCACCGACCTCCAGGCTCCAATTCATCCCAGGACCTGGTGGTGTCCCTGTCGCCCCTGCTCACCCAAGAACTGCTCCACAGCTCGCACAGCTTCCGTGTCCTCCACCACCTGGGAGATGACCTGGCACTCCTGGGCGCACTCCAGCGCCCGTGCAGCCACCGTCTTGGCTCCCAGGCACTTGGCCACACTGGGACACAAGGGGATGGAGGTGGTCAGAGCGGTCGTGGGACCATCCATCCTGTGAGCTGGGCTGCCAACTCATCGCACGCACGGCCGCTCTGACCAAGGCTGCTCACCTGGTGATGTCGGGCAGCGAGACGAGCCGTCCGGCTGCCAGCGCCACGTGGAAGCTGTGAGCTCCCCGGGTCTCGGCGGCGACGATGGGGACGTCCTGCCAGCCCACCTGGTGCAGGCCAGCCACGACGCCCGCCAGcagccccccgccccccacAGCCAGCAGGATGGCATCTGGTTTTGTGTCCAGCGAGTCCTTCAGCTCCCAGACCAGGCTGGCATGACCCTGCCTGTAGGATGAAGCGGGGCAAGGAGGATGCAGCTCGGTCCTTAGGGATGGGGACCAGGGGCAGGAGCTGAGCCCTGGCAGCACTCACCACACCAAGGGGTGGTCGAAGGGATGGATGCTGACCCAGCCCTCGGTCCGTGCCAGCTCCAGGGCTCTCGTGTTGGCTTCATCCCACACCTGGTGGGGGGCAACAGGGGCTCAGCAGGGTCACATCCAGCCCTTGCAGCCCAGAGATGGGTCCCTTGTCACCGTGGGTCCAGGTGACAtccaaaacccacccagggCACTGGGCTGAGgtgggggtccccggggtgACCCTGCTGCAACAGTGAGGTGCAGGTGATGCATGAGGACACCTCAGGATGGCGTTTGCCATGTACATCCCTGGCATGGCAGAGCAGGCAGATCCCAGGCTCAGCCCCCTCTGGGTCCCCTCAGACCCCAGTTTTAGGAGGCTCTTACCTGGCCAGAGACCTCCACCTgtgcccccagctcctccagcttgCGCACGGTGGTGGGGCCGGTGGTGCTGGGGACCACAACGGTGACCGGCAGCCCCAGCTTCTTGGCTGCGTATGCTGCTGCCAGACCTGCGTTCCCCCCTGCAGAAAGCGGGGGGTCAGGCAGGGCTTGCCTCGCCCTGCGCTCCCCATATTGTTCATGAGATTCCTCCCCATGGATCCCACAGTTCCAACTTGGGGCCCCGTTACCTGAGGAGCACACAAAGTGGCGACAGCCCTTCTTGGCAGCCTaaaagggaggagagaagaagagaagccTGGTCTCCCCACCATGCCCCTCTGTGAGGGTGTGGGAGCACCCTGCCCACGCTCACCTGCTGGCAGAGGTGGCCAATGCCCCGGATCTTGAAGGAGCCCGTGGGCTGCACGTTTTCTAGCTTCATGTAGACCTTGGTGCCTGCTGCCTTGGACAGGGGCAAGCTCTCCAGGACGGGCGAGATGATGTGGAAGGGCTTCTCGTCCCTGCTAGGCTGGGCTGCCATGGCCCTGGAGATGGATGCTCTGCTAGGGAGAGGTTGTGAAGGCCCCAGCTGCTCCGCACGGGTTCCACCCTGCAGCCCTACTGCCCACCCTGGGCTCGGTATGGGGCACAGGAGCCCTTTGGGAGGGACGAGActgtccccagcatcccctcccAGCTCTGTGGTGCAGCCACACTGAGTCCTGGTCCCAGGACAAGCCGGTTCACCTGCCCTCCATCCTCCTGGTCCCCAagcccccagtgtccccctctGTCACCCCACAGAGATTACCTGGTGTCCCTGGGGCCTCGGAGGGTgtccccagctccttcccctcaGCTGCAGCCAAGACTGGGGGACGGAGGAGAGAGAGGCAATGCCAGCGTCCCCTTGTCCCCGTGCCCAGCAGTGCAGCGGGGCAAGGGGCAGGGGTTAAACATTGCCCTGGTCCTGGCTGTTTGCTCAGCACCAGGTGGGTTTTTCCAACTGCAGGGCTGGATTTGTGCCCGAAGCATCCAGCCGTGGCCCGGGCACGGTGCCGGGGTTCGTTCTCAGCAGGCACTGCCACGTGCGGCCACGGCGGCCAAATCCCAGCGGCCCTCGCATGCCCAGGAGATGGGATGTGGGCGCCCAGGACACAGGGAGGAGAGGCAGCTCCCAAATTTCTTCGGGGACCCCAAGGGTTTGCCCCTCATCAAGTGGATAcaagctttgctttttcttggaTCCAGCCAGAAACGCATCCTGGCAGATTTGAGGACTTTGTCTGTTTGACCCGGTGTAGCCTGTGCACCTCAAATTCCTAGCAGACAGCTGAGACACCCCCACCACCTCCAAATGAGCCATTGCATCCCCTAGCGGAGCTCCCCTACCCGCTGGCAGCCCCAGGGTCCCCTCCAAGCCACACGTCCCCACGGGGTCTCAGTCCTGCCAGCTGTTTAAGCCCCCCAGAATGACCCCCCTCCCACCTCCAGCTGGCCAAGCCGGGCACCCCACAGgcaggggggtctggggtccccaTGAAGCTTGTGCAGGTGCCCCATGAACAACCCCAGCGGAGGGGCTGCCTGGATGGAAGCAACCAGAGATGGCTGAGCCCCGAGgtccagcagcacccaggggaccccagacccacccCCGGCTTGTCACCCCACCCCGGCGACACCTCCCAGGGTAAAGGGCCCCCCAGTACGCACTGTACCTCTGCCTCGAGGGGCTGGCTCTGTCCCTaagcaggggaggaggaggagagtggGATCTGGAGGAAGGTCTGGTCCTGGCTCCTCGCCCCGCAGCCGCAGAGGATTTCTCTGGAGGCATCTGAAAGCAGAGGCCGCTTTGGCACAAGGTTAGTCCCGTCCTCCTCCTCCGTTgtggatccagagggaccccaaggggtggggggggcactgcACACAAGCTGGCATGCGCATGACAGCGTAATGGGGTGCACTGGGATCCCCCCCACTGCCCCTGTCAGGTTAGACAGCAGAGAAATAGACCCGGGAATACAAGATTTCATTCCCCTGACTCAAACCGTCCCCCTAAGAGCACCACTGGTGACGGGCAccaagcaggagctggagcccaGGGCAGCCCTATCCTTGACGGAGCTGCGCTTTGGCAATGAACCAACCCACCCCCTGGTGCTCGTGCCATCGTTAGGCTTCAGAGTGAACGGCGCAGGGTCAGCACAAAGGCACAGTGCAGGCACCTCTGCACTGAGCCCCGCTGCTTTTGGGATGCGGAGGACTGAAAAGGCAGGGGATGAGGAGGATTTCTTCAACGGGGTATCAAGGTAGGGGGAGAAAGGCAAGCTCCAGCGCCGCTGGGGAAGGCGATGCCGGGCTGCCCCTGGGTCCtgttctctgggcagcctctgagcTGGCACGATACTTAGccacttctgtttgtttttccgcttaaaaaaaagaaaaggaacagcaacacagctgCTGTTGGGTTTCCAGCGTGACTGACCTTCAGCATCGATATACCTGTCCTTCCTTGCTGCCCTGTCACTTGGTGGCAGTGACCTTCTCCTacctggggaaactgaggcacagggccCCACTAAGAGCAACCCTCGCTCCAGGAGGCCCCAACACCACAGGGACATGGGCACAGCCTCTACCACCCCCACCTTACCTGCAACCACcccagcagccagcacagcgGGTTTTGGACACCTCACATTGTCCAGGGCACCTATCACAGATTTTGGGGTGACAACAGCCCTGACCCTGCTGTaacccagctcctgcagcccctggggAGCCACAGGGCCCCCTATTCCAGTGGGAACCTGGTGCCTTCAAAGTGCTGCCGAGCACCAGCTCATTAATCCCCCAGTAATGACCTCGTTATTCCTAACGAGGCAGAGCAGATCAAGGGAGCTGCAGTAAGAGGATTTTGCAACGGGGTTTTGGGGCTGGGGGAAACACAGGTGGCAGAGGAGGGGAAGACAAAAGGGAAAAGGATGGTCACCCCATCCTAGGGGGTGAGTGGTGGGAcctccctgctccatcccacaGCCTGCGCTCCCCCCATTTCAGCAGCTCTGACCCAGACAGGGCACGCAGCCtgatgcagcagcagagaaaccaAAGCAGCCTGCACCCTCAAAAAAGCAGGGCCTGGCTGGCTGCACACCCTCCCACTGGCATCGGGAGGCAGTGAAGAACCAGGGAGCACCCCGTTAATTTGTGGGGAAAACACTTCGTGAGCCCAACCCTCATACCAAAGAACCCATCCCCACACACCAGAGAACCTCAGCAGAGCGCAAAGCAGAGCCGCCACCACCCCTGCACACACATCACTTTTATTTGTCACAGCCAAACCAGGTCACTCCCCTCCTCTCCGCCCCACGGGCGAGCCCCAGCCTCGCAGGACCCCCCATTTTCTGGGAagaggacccccccaaaccagacTCCAGCCCTGTGCCAGGGAGAGAGCACGGCCCCTTGCGCAGCACAGCTGGCATCACGGGGATGCGGCAGCgagaggcagaagcagaaagagccaGGGGGATAAGAGACCCAAAGCCATTCCCCTGGGgacagggcagagctgggagcgCTGTCCTATGTCCACATAGGACAGATCGCATGGACGGACACACGGACGGGTTCAACCCAGGCTCAGTCCCAGTGGACCTTGATGGGGGGGAaggtccagaggtcagggtggCCCATGTGGAGCTGGGCGCTGCAGGGGGACGCGCTCCAGCGGAAGGCGGGCACGTCGTCCCAGGTGGGACCGCTGGCAGCCACCAGCCTGAAGGTGGGGGCCATGCCTGACGAGGTGACC from Phaenicophaeus curvirostris isolate KB17595 chromosome 17, BPBGC_Pcur_1.0, whole genome shotgun sequence includes these protein-coding regions:
- the SDSL gene encoding serine dehydratase-like, which gives rise to MAAQPSRDEKPFHIISPVLESLPLSKAAGTKVYMKLENVQPTGSFKIRGIGHLCQQAAKKGCRHFVCSSGGNAGLAAAYAAKKLGLPVTVVVPSTTGPTTVRKLEELGAQVEVSGQVWDEANTRALELARTEGWVSIHPFDHPLVWQGHASLVWELKDSLDTKPDAILLAVGGGGLLAGVVAGLHQVGWQDVPIVAAETRGAHSFHVALAAGRLVSLPDITSVAKCLGAKTVAARALECAQECQVISQVVEDTEAVRAVEQFLDDERMLVQPACGAALALLYTGRLQRLQREGRLRTPLGSVVVVVCGGSSIQVAQLQALKSQLGLE